The Silene latifolia isolate original U9 population chromosome 4, ASM4854445v1, whole genome shotgun sequence region TAAAAATattaatttcctttttttttagtAAAACACCTCTTAGTAATTGATCCAACTGCTCATAATCGTCATAGAAAAAGTGTGGTGGCGTTATCATTTCCCTCTTTTTCTTGGGAGTAATACTCCTCTACTTGACTACTCGTATCCGAAAAGCTCATACGTGTAACTCTATCGTCTTCCATATAGACCGTATATTATTCCTTCTACAGCGCACACTACCTTCCCAAGTTCCCATTTCAACAATGTCGGACAAGAGAAAACGCCACCGCGCCGCCGCTACCACCTCCTCCGACACCGACGATGACGACATCAACTCCTCCGACAGCGACACCGCCGCCCCCAAAAAAACCCCACACCTTTCCTCAAATTCCCTCCCTTTCAAAAAACGCCTTAAACCCGACGCCCAAATCCTATCCACTCTCAAAACCCTAGCCACCACTACCGCCGCCGCAACATCCACCCCACTTTCTCTCTCCACCGTCCTCCCCGACTTAGCCGCCACCTGTCGTGAAGTCACCGACCTCTCTCTTTCCTCCGTTCAATCAcaaatcgaaaccctaattttctcaaTTACCAAATCGATTCTCTCCGGTAATGGTTTCTCGTTCTCCGTTCCTTCTCGTGCTACTTCTAATCATCTTTACATTCCTGAACTTGATCGTATTGTGCTTAAAGATAAGTCGTCTGTTCGCCCTTTCGCAGCTGTTTCTACTGTTCGTAAAGCGACGATCACCGCCCGAATCCTTGCTCTCGTCCACCAGTTGACGTTAAAGAGTATTCATGTTACTAAGCGTGATTTGTTTTATACTGATGTGAAACTGTTTCAGGATCAGACTCAGAGTGACGCCGTTTTAGATGATGTTTCGTGTTTAATTGGGTGTACGCGGTCTAGTTTGAATGTGATTGCGTCGGAGAAAGGGGTTGTTGTTGGGAGATTGATGTTTAGTGATAATGGTGATATGATTGACTGTACTAAAATGGGGGTTGGTGGGAAAGCGATACCGCCAAATATTGATCGTGTTGGGGATTTCAAGAGTGATGCATTGTTTGTTATATTGGTGGAGAAGGATGCGGCGTTTATGAGATTGGCTGAGGATAGGTTTTATAATCGGTTTCCTTGTATTATTATCACGGCGAAAGGGCAGCCTGATGTGGCAACTAGGTTGTTTCTCAGGAAGATTAAGTTGGAGTTGAAGTTGCCGGTGTTGGCATTGGTGGATAGTGATCCGTATGGGTTGAAGATATTGTCGGTTTATGGATGTGGGTCGAAGAATATGTCGT contains the following coding sequences:
- the LOC141652583 gene encoding DNA topoisomerase 6 subunit A, with protein sequence MSDKRKRHRAAATTSSDTDDDDINSSDSDTAAPKKTPHLSSNSLPFKKRLKPDAQILSTLKTLATTTAAATSTPLSLSTVLPDLAATCREVTDLSLSSVQSQIETLIFSITKSILSGNGFSFSVPSRATSNHLYIPELDRIVLKDKSSVRPFAAVSTVRKATITARILALVHQLTLKSIHVTKRDLFYTDVKLFQDQTQSDAVLDDVSCLIGCTRSSLNVIASEKGVVVGRLMFSDNGDMIDCTKMGVGGKAIPPNIDRVGDFKSDALFVILVEKDAAFMRLAEDRFYNRFPCIIITAKGQPDVATRLFLRKIKLELKLPVLALVDSDPYGLKILSVYGCGSKNMSYDSANLTTPDIKWLGIRPSDLDKYKIPEQCRLPMTEQDIKTGKDLLEEDFVKKNPGWVQELELMVKSKQKAEIQALSSFGFQYLSDVYLPLKLQQRDWL